The following nucleotide sequence is from Nesterenkonia xinjiangensis.
TGAAGGACATGGATGCGATGATCCTTGCCGCGCTGCTGCGCATGCGTCGCGAGGGGCACCGGCCGGAGCGAGACATCATCTTCGCCTTCTTCGCCGACGAGGAGGACAACGGCACCTACGGCGCCGGCTGGCTGGTGAAGAACCACCCGGAGCTCTTCGCGGGCGCCACCGAGGCCATCAGCGAGGTCGGCGGATTCTCGACAGAGATCGCCGGCACCCGCGCCTATCTCATCCAGACCGGTGAGAAGGGCTTGCACTGGACGAAGATGATCGCCTCGGGCACCGCCGGGCACGGCTCCGCGGTCCAGACCGACAACGCCGTCGTCACCCTCGGTGCTGCCGTCGCGCGCATCGGCGAGCACGAGTGGCCCATCGAGTACACCAAGACCACCCGGGCCCTGATGGAGCAGCTCTCCGAGCTCACCGGCATCCCCTTCGACGAGCAGGACCCCTCCGCGCTGCTGGAGGCCACCGGCAGCACCTCGAAGTTCATCGCCGCCACGCTGCGCAACACCTCCAACCCGACGGTGCTGGAGGCCGGTTACAAGCACAACGTGGTCCCGGGCACCGCCGAGGCGCTCGTCGACGCCCGTACCCTGCCGGACCAGGACGAGAAGGTCGCGGCCACGCTGCAGGAGCTGGCCGGGGACAAGATCCGCTTCGAGCTGCAGAACGGCGGACCCTCTCTGGAAGTGCCGTTCTCCGGGGCCTTGGTGGAGGACATGGTCGCCTCGCTGCGAGCGGAGGACCCCGAAGGCGTCGTGCTCCCGTACATGCTCGGCGGCGGCACGGACAATAAGCACCTCTCCGCGCTGGGCATCGCCGGCTACGGGTTCGCCCCGCTGCAGCTCCCTGCGGAGCTGGACTTCACCGGCATGTTCCACGGGGTCGACGAGCGCGTGCCGGTGGACTCGCTGATCTTCGGCGTGCGGGTGCTGCATCGTTTCCTGGCCGCCCAGTGACGGAACGGGCCGGTCACTGCCCGTCACTGCCCGCGCAACACCGCCTGAGAGGACATTCCCAATGGGCCCTGACCACCGTGACCTCCTCGCCGAGAATCCCGATCCACGGGTGCGTGAGCTGGTCTCCCATGTGCTGACCCCGGAGCTGCTGGACCGCGTCCGATCACGTGCACCGGCCTACGACGAACGCAACGAGTTCTGCCACGAGGACCTGGCCGAGCTGATCGAGGCCGGTTACCTGCGGGCACTCGTGCCGGAGGAGCTGGGAGGGCTGGGCTGGGACCTGCCGGACCTGGTCGCGGGGCAGCGGCTGCTGGCGGCGCACGCCCCGGCCACCGCGCTGGCGGTCAACATGCACCACGTGTGGGTGTCCGCAGCTCGGCAGATGGTGGCCCGCGGTCATTCGGAGTTTCGACAGGTCCTCGAGGAGGCCGCGGCGGAGGAGATCTTCGCCTTCGGGATCTCCGAACCGGGCAACGACGCGGTCCTCTTCGACTCCGGCACCGAAGCCCGTGTCGCCGAGGACGGCTCGGTCAGCTTCACGGGGATCAAGATCTTCACGACGCTCGCACCCGTGTGGACCCGGCTGGGTCTCTTCGGACGCGACGTCGACGGCGGCGAGACGCCGCTGATCTTCGGCTTCCTCGAGCGCGAGGCCGACGGCTGGCGCAGCCTCGACGACTGGGACACCCTGGGCATGCGGGCCACCCAGTCGCACACCACCGTCCTGGAGGGGGCGCGGGTGCCGGCCGGACGGATCGTGCGACGACTGCCAGCGGCTCCGAACCGGGACCCGCTCGTCTTCGCGATCTTCTCCTCATTCCTCGGGCTGCTCGCCGCGGTCTACACCGGCATCGGGGATCGCGCCCTGGAGCTGGCTGTCGCGCACGCCGGCTCCCGCACCGCCCGCACCACCGGGCAGCCGCTCAGCACCGATCCGGACATCCGCTACCGGCTGGCCGAGGCGCGGCTGCATCAGCTCGTCCTCGACGCGCAGCTGCGGGGCGTGATCGAGGACATCGAGACCGGCGCAGATCACGGAGAGCTGTGGTTTCCCCGGCTGGTCACGCTGCGCACCAGCGCCACCCGCACGGCTCGCGACGTCGTCGACACCGCGCTCCAGGTCAGCGGGGGAGGGCAGTACCGGCGGCTCAGTGAGCTCAGCCGGCTCTATCGGGACGTCCTGGCCGGTGTGCACCACCCCTCCGACGACGAGTCCGCCCATAGGACGTTGGCGACGTCGCTGCTGGGCCCCCTTGAGGGATGATCCGCCGCCGGCGGGCGCGTGTCAGCTGCGGCGACGCTCAGAGGGTGGGCCGGACCTTCATGATCCGGCGACGCAGCCAGTATTTGCGCACCCCTCCGGTGTACAGGCGGCTGCGGCGCAGCTCCCATTTGCCGTATTCCGCGTGGTCGACGATCCGTCGTCGGACCTCTGTGAGGGATTCTCTGGGCTGACAGGTGATCACCATGTACTCCCAGTGCAGGCCGGACGCATCGTCGGCCGTGTACCGGGCGGCGGAGGAGGGGAACGCGGAGAACTGCTGGGACATTCCTGCCGATCACGCTCACTCTCTGGAGTGCGGCCGAAGGGCGATGTCAGCGCGGCATCGCCTCTGCGATTGAGTGCACCCTAGCACCCGTTCCCCGCACTGTGGTCACGCGCGTCGGGAACGTGTCCGGAAACTCTCCCCGAGGTCTTACCCCACGGCCTGGGCGTTGGTACGGTGTGCCTATGAACATCGATCCCCGCGTCGCATTGAGCACGCTGACGAACGCTCTTGAAGAGCATCTCTCTGCTTCACTCAACCGCCGAGGCGAGCAGGACCCGTCGGTCGAGGCTGCCTTCTACGGGATCGCCGACGCCTTCGAAGGCTACGAGGACGCGCTCTTCGCCGCGACCGGAGAGGTCACCCCGCTCGACCTCTACGACGAGGACGAGGACTCCGACGACGCGTTGGACGAGGACGACGAGGATGACGACGTCCTGGAAGAGGACCTCGAAGACGACGAGGACCTCGACTCCGAGGACGACGAGGAGCGTGACGAGGGGCGACGCTAGAGGCCCTGCTGCGGGGCGCCGCGCACACGGTGTCGGATCTCACCCGGTGAGGTGGACCGCCGGACCGCCCTGGATGATCTAGGCTCAGCCTGTGCAGTGGATTGAAGCGATCATCCTGGGACTGGTCCAGGGCCTCACCGAGTTCCTCCCGGTCTCCTCCTCGGCGCATCTGCGCATCGTGGGGGAGTTCCTCCCAGGAGCGGCAGACCCCGGCTCCGCGTTCACCGCGATCACCCAGCTCGGCACGGAGACGGCGGTGCTCGTCTATTTCTGGCGGGACATCGTGCGCATCCTGCGGGCCTGGTTCGCCGCCCTGACCGGCAGGCTTCCGCATCGGGACCCGGATGTGCGCATGGGCTGGCTCATCATCGTCGGCACCATCCCGATCGTGGTGCTCGGCCTGCTCTTCGAAGATCTGATCGACACCACTTTCCGGACGCTCTGGCTGGTGGCCACGATGCTGATCATCTTCGGCGTGCTGCTGGCCGTGGCCGACGCCACCGGTCGGCAGGCCAAGCCGTTGGCCGAGCTGAGCATCCGAGACGGCATCCTCTTCGGCTTCGCCCAGGCGTTGGCGCTCATCCCGGGGGTCTCGCGATCCGGCGGGACGATCACCGCCGGTCTGCTGATGGGCTACACCCGTGAGGCGGCTGCCCGGTACTCCTTCCTGCTCGCGGTGCCGGCGGTCTTCGGCTCCGGCCTCTACAAGCTCCTGGGCTCTGTGGGGGAACAGTCCGGACCGTACACGATGGGCCAGACCATGGTCGCCACCGTGGTGGGCTTCGCTGTGGCGTACGTGATCATCGGCTGGTTCCTGCGCTATGTGTCCAGCCACTCGTACACGCTCTTCGTCAACTACCGCATCGTGGTGGGCCTGCTGGTCTACGCGCTGCTGGGCCTGGGCATCATCAACGCCTGAGCGGAGGCCGCAGGAATCGACAGGCTGGAAATACCCAGTCCGTGGCCGACGTTGTCCACTGACCGGACTGCCCGCGCAGAAAGGACCCCCACGCGTGAAATCCTGGACCTCCCCGGTCGTGCCGACCCTCCCGCCCCTGCCGGAGGCTCTGCAGCTGCACGACACCGCGCGCGGAGGTCTGGCCGACGTGGCCTCCCGCGACGGCCTGGGCTCGCTCTACGTCTGCGGCATCACCCCCTATGACGCCACGCATCTGGGCCACGCGAACACCTACCTCCAGTTCGATCTGCTGGTCCGCTACTGGCGCGCCTGCGGCCTGGACGTCCGCTATGTGCAGAACGTCACCGACATCGATGATCCCCTCCTGGAACGTGCCGAGACCACCGGCGTGGACTGGCGCGTCCTGGCCGAGGACCAGACGGAGCTCTTCCGGACCGACATGCAGGCCCTCGGCGTGATCGCCCCGGACGTCTATCTCGGTGCCGTGGAGACCATCCCTGATGTCGTCGAGGACGTCGAGGCGCTGGTCTCCCACGGGGTGGGGTACCCCGTGCCGGTCCCCGCCGAGGACCTTCCCGAGGGGGTGGCGCAGGCGCACGACGTCTACTTCGACATCGCCGCCGCCCAGGCGCGCACGGGCTGGCGGCTGGGAAGCGTCGGCGCCTACGACCGCGGCACGATGGAGGAGCTCTTCCCGGAGCGCGGGGGAGATCCTGACCGTCCGGGCAAGCGGGATCCGCTGGACCCGCTCCTGTGGAGGGCCCGCCGTGACGGTGAGCCCTCGTGGGACGGCCGGAGCCTCGGCGAGGGACGTCCGGGCTGGCACATCGAGTGTTCGGTGATCGCCCGACGCCATCTGCCGGCTCCCTTCACCGTCCAGGGCGGAGGGTCGGATCTGCGTTTCCCCCATCATGAGTTCTCTGCCGCCCACGCCACCGCCGCCGAAGGGCTCCCGCTGGCCGAGAGCTACGTCCACACCGGCATGGTGGGGCTCGACGGAGAGAAGATGTCGAAGTCCCGCGGCAACCTCGTGCTGGTCTCCCGGCTGCGCCGGGAAGGAGTGGACCCTCAGCTGATCCGGGTGGCGCTGCTGGGCCAGCACTGGCGGCACGACTGGAGCTGGAGCGATGACCTTCTCGACCACGCCCAGGTGCGGATGGACCGTTGGAACGCGGCACTGGGCCGCGCCCCGGAGACGCACGACGGCAGCCCCGACGTCGCCGAGGACCTGCAGTACGCGCTGCATGCCGCGCTGTCGATGAACCTCAACGCCCCGGCTGCGCTGGATCAGCTGGACCTGTGGGCGTCCGGGCAGATCGCGGGGGGCACCGGTCAGGACAGGGTGCGCGAGGTCGTCGCCGGGCTGCTGGGCCTCCGATTGGGCTGAGGCTCCGGGGCTGTTCAGCCGTCTCCGGGCTCCGGGGGCCGCCGGCGGCGCAGGTAGCGTTCGAATTCTCGGGCGATGGCCTCGCCGCTGGCCTCCGGGAGGCTCGGCGTGTCGGTGGCCTCCTCCAGTCGCTGGACGTACTCGGCGATGTCGGTGTCCTCCTGAGCGAGCTCGTCGACCCCACGCTCCCACGCCTCCGCGTCCTCGGCGACCTCCTCGACCTCCAGGGTGAGGCCGAGCAGATCCTCGAGCTGCCGCATCAGTGCCAGCTGCGCTTTCGGGGAGGGCGCCTGACCGACGTAGTGCGGCACCGCCGCCCAGAGCGACACCGCCGGGATCCCGGCCTGGTTCGCTGTGTGCGCGAGGACTCCGACGATCCCGGTGGGCCCCTCATAGGTGGGTGCGTCCACATCCAGGGCGTCCTGCAGGGCGGCGTCCTCGCTGGAGAGCGCGGCGGGGATCGGACGGGTGTGCGGCACATCGGCGAGCAGGGCCCCCACCAGGACGATGGCAGCGACATCATGCTCGACCGCCTTGGTGAGTATCTCCGCCGTGAACGCCTGCCAGCGGAAGCTGGGCTCCACCCCGTTGACCAGCAGGAGATCAAGCGGCGTGGACTCCGGGCGTGCCCGGTAGATCCTGGTGGCGGGCCAGACGATCTCCCGGTGCGTCCCGGTGCGTCGCACCCGGGGGCGGGTGAACTGATAGTCGTAGTAGTCCTCATCGTCGATGCGCTCCACGAGCTCGCCGTCGGCGGCCGTGGTGATCGACCGGACGGCGGAGGAGGCGGCACCACCGGCGTCGTTCCATCCCTCGAAGGCCAGCACCATCACGGTGGGGCGCGCGTCGGGAGTCTCTGCGGACTCGCGCAGGTGATGGATGAACCGGGCCGCGCGGGCCTCGGTCTCCTGGGGGGCGTCCTCGGGCTGGCTCTGCTCATCCACGCTTCTCACACTAGCCCTGGCGCCGAGGGGAGGGAAGTGCTGACCAGGGCGTGTGACGTCGGTGACGGCGTGAGCGCGGGAGCGGCCCTTAGGATGGATCCCATGCTCTCCCACACCTCCTCGGCCGATCCGTCCCGTCCGCTCCAGGCGGTGTTCTGGGACATGGACGGGACCCTCGTCGACACCGAGCCCTACTGGATCGCCTCCGAGTACGAGCTCGTCGCCGCGCACGGCGGCACCTGGTCCGAGGAACAGGCCCATTCGCTGGTGGGGCAGGCGCTCACCCACAGCGCAGCGGTGCTGCAGGCCGCCGGGGTGGATCTGAGCGTCCGGGAGATCATCGACCACCTCATCGGCAGGGTCGTGGCGAAGGTCCGGGAAGAGATGCCGTGGCGCCCCGGGGCCCGTGAGCTGCTGCAGGAGCTGCACGCCGCGGGGGTCCGCTGTGCGCTGGTGACCATGAGCGAGGGTCCGCTGGCCCATGAGGTCGTGGACGCTCTGCCTGAGGGGCAGATCGAGTTCATCGTCTCCGGAGACATGGTGACCCGCGGCAAGCCTGATCCGGAGGCCTACCACCGGGCCTTCGAGCGCATGGCCGCAGACCACCCCGAGCCGCTGGAGCGCGGACGCTGCCTGGCCGTGGAGGATTCCGTGCCGGGCACCGCCGCCGCCGCCGACTCCGGGATCGTCACCCTCGCTGTGCCGCATATGAGCCCGCTGCCGGACTCCGGTCGCTGGCACGTGCTGCCCAGTCTGCGCGGCCTCGGGGTCGATGCCCTGGAGCGCCTGGTCTCGGTGTCGCCGGGGAGCGCGCTCGGCTCCCTGGTGCGCCCATGACCCGGCGCCTGAGCGGCGGCGGATTCACGATCGCCCGTGTGGCGGGCACCCCGGTGCGCCTGCAGTACTCCTGGTTCCTGGTCAGCGCGGTGATCGTGGTGCTCTTCGGGCCGCAGGTGCAGCGCATCTTCCCGGAGATCGGTCCGCTGGCGTACCTCGTCGCGGCCGCCTATGCGGTGCTGCTGCTGGTCTCGGTGCTGGCCCATGAGCTCGCGCACGCGCTCACCGCCCGAGCCTTCGGCTGGCCCTCCACGGAGATCGAGCTGAACCTCTGGGGCGGGCACACCCAGTTCGTCACCCGGGGCGCCACTCCCGGGAAGTCGCTGGCCGTCGCCCTGGCCGGGCCGGCCGCGAACCTGCTCATCGCCGCCGTCGGCTGGGCGCTCATCGAGGCGCTGGAGCCGGTGGGGGTGCTGGGCATGCTCGCCTCCGTCACCGTGCTGGTCAACTTCCTCGTCGGCGTCTTCAACCTGCTGCCCGGGCATCCGCTGGACGGCGGGCGCATCGTGGAGTCTGCGGTGTGGCGCTCCACCGGCAGCCAGGATCGCGGCATGCTGGCCTCCGGCTGGGCCGGACGTGCCGTGGTCGTGGCGATCGCGGCCACCGTGCTGGCGCTGGCGGCATCGGGGTCTCCACGGGTCAGCATCCTGGTCGTGGTGGTGGCCACCATGGTGTGCTTCTTCCTCTGGCAGGGCGCCGGCGAGTCTGTGCGGCTGGCTCGGGCCCGGCTCGCGCACCGCCGCGGCCTCGACGGCGGGCGCGAGGGCTCCCAGGAGCGATAGGCTCTTCGGTGAGCCCGACGGCGCCCGCCAGGGTGCCCGCGCGAGCAGCGACCTGACACCCTTTCGACGAGAGTGAGATCCGTGAGCACCACCCCCGAGTCCGACCCGGCAGCATCCGTGACCGAGGGTCGCGGCCCTGTGGGCGTGCACATGCGCAAGGGCCCGCTGCAGGCAGGACAGCGCGTGCAGCTGACCGACCGGCGGGGGAGGCCCAGCACCATCACGCTCCAGCGTGGCGGCGAGTGGCACACGCACCAGGGCGTGCTGCGCCATGACACGCTGATCGGCCAGCCGGAGGGGATCGTGGTCGCCAACGACGCCGACCATCAGTACCAGGTGCTGCGGCCCCTGCTCAACGACTACGTCCTCTCCATGCCGCGCGGGGCGACCGTGGTGTACCCGAAGGATTCTGCGCAGATCGTGCAGATCGCCGACGTCTTCCCCGGAGCGCACGTGGTCGAGGCGGGCGTGGGCTCCGGAGCCCTCTCGCTGTCCCTGCTGCGTGCCGTCGGCGATCAGGGCACCGTGCACTCCTACGAGCGCCGAGAGGACTTCGCAGAGATCGCTCGGGGGAACGTCGAGGGCTTCTTCGGCCAGCGGCACCCCGGCTGGCAGGTCCACGTCGGAGACATGCAGGAGCAGGTGCCGCGGATCGAGGCACCGGGCTCGGTGGACCGGGTGGTGCTGGACATGCTGGCGCCCTGGGAATGCCTCGACGCCGTCCGCCGCGCGCTGGCGCCCGGTGGTGTCTGGGTCAGCTACGTCGCCACCGTCACCCAGCTGTCGCGGCTGGCCGAGGCGATCCGCGCCTCCGGGGTCTTCACGGAGCCGGAGGCCCACGAGACCATGCTGCGCACCTGGCACCTCGACGGGCTGGCCGTGCGTCCCGACCATCGGATGGTCGCCCACACCGGCTTCCTGCTCTCCGCGCGTCGGCTCGCCGATGATCAGACGCCGCTGCAGCTGAAGAAGCGGGAGAAGCAGTCGGAGGTCACCGCTGAGGACATGGCGGCCTGGATGCCTGAGGACGCCGTGTGGGACGAGCACACCCTGAAACGTCGCACCGTCACCGGACGCAAGGCGCGCAAGGCCGCCACCCATGCGAGGAAGATCGCCGACGCCGCTCGTGAGGGCGACGCCGTCGCGCCGGCCGAGGACGCCGGCCGTGCCGACCACGACCCGCAGGGCGGGGGCGGCAGAGAGGAGCAGACACCATGAGCCAGGAGCACACCCCCGGTTCCCCGACCGGACCGACGACTGCCTCCGCCGAGCAGCTGCAGGAGCGGCTCGACCGCACCCACCGGCAGCTGGACGCGCTGCGCCAGCGCAGCCGGCAGCTCGAGCAGCAGCTGCAGACCGCCGGGACCAACAACCAGCGGATGGCCCGCCTGCTGGAGACCACCCGGAACCAGATGGACCAGCTGCGCCAGGCGCTGCACGCCGACGGGCAGGCTCCCTTCACCTTCGGGACCGTGATCGGCTATCGGGAGAAGCATGAGCTTGTCGAGGGCCGCGAGATCGAGGCCACCACCGGGCCCGGCGTTGACATCCTCCACGCGGGTCGCAAGATGAGGGTCAGCGTGTCGCCGCTGCTCGATCCGGCAGAGCTCCGCCCCGGGCTGGAGGTGCTGCTCAACGAGCACCTCGCCGTGGTGGCGGTCCTGCCGGCCGAGTCCACCGGTGAGCTCGCCCGCGTCAAGGAAGTGCTGCCCGACGGCCGACTGGTGATCCTCAGCCGGGGAGAGGACGAGCGGGTGGTGCGGCTGGCCCTCGGTGAGGGGGACGTCAGCGTCCGGGTGGGCGACGCCGTCACAGTGGATCTGCGCACCGGCACCGCCACCGAGGTCGTCCCGCTCTCGGAGGTGGAGGACGTGGTGCTCGAGGAGACCCCGGATGTGTCCTACGCGGACATCGGAGGGCTCTCTGAGCAGATCGAACAGATCCGTGACGCCGTGGAGCTGCCGTTCCTGCACTCTGACCTGTATCGCGAACACGGGCTCAGCGCGCCCAAGGGCATCCTGCTCTACGGGCCGCCCGGCTGCGGCAAGACGCTGATCGCCAAGGCGGTGGCCTCCTCGCTGCAGGGCGGAGGCGCTCCCGGCGGGCACAAGAACGGGGAGGTCGCGGCCCCGCGCAGCTTCTTCCTCAACATCAAGGGCCCTGAGCTGCTCAACAAGTACGTCGGCGAGACCGAGCGGCACATCCGGGTGATCTTCTCCCGGGCGCGGGAGCGCGCATCGGCGGGCCACCCCGTGGTGGTCTTCTTCGACGAGATGGAGGCGCTGTTCCGGACTCGCGGCACCGGAGTCTCCTCGGATGTGGAGACCACCATCGTCCCGCAGCTGCTGGCCGAGATCGACGGAGTGGAGTCGCTGGACAACGTCATCGTCATCGGCGCCTCCAACCGTGAGGACATGATCGACCCGGCGATCCTGCGTCCGGGCCGCCTGGACGTTAAGATCCGCGTCCGCCGGCCGGGTGCGGCCGGTGCGCGCGAGATCCTGGGCATCCATCTGGGCGGACGTCTGCCGCTGCGCGCCGACTTCGTGGCGGAGCAGGGCGGCCACGCCTCGGCTGTCCAGGCATTGGTCGAGGCCGTCGTCGCCCGGCTCTATCCGGCAGAGTCGGAGCCACGGCTGCGACTGGTCCATGCCGACGGGTCCCGCACCGACTTCGCCGCCGCGGACTTCATCTCCGGCGCCGTGCTGAGCAACATCGTCGACCGGGCCAAGAAGTCCGCGATCAAGGAGTTCCTGGCCTCGGACCGCCGCCCCGACGCCAAGGGGCTGACGGAGGACCAGCTGCTGGCGGCCGCTGAGGCAGAGCTGCGGGACCAGGAGGATCTGGTGAACACCGTCGACCCGCAGGAATGGGCGCGCGTGCTGGGGGCGGCCCCGTCCCCGGTGGTCGGCGTCGAGCGGCTGGCCGGAGGCCCGTCATGAGTGTGCGTCGGCTGATCGGCATGGAGACCGAGTACGGCATCCACGCCCCGCAGAATCCACGGGCCAGCCATGTGGCGCTGTCCATCGAGCTGGTCAACGCCTATGCGGCGGCGGTCACCGAAGAGGGCGGCGCCGTCGCCGGCACGGAGTGGGACTACCAGTCCGAGTCCCCGCTGGTGGACGCCCGCGGCTGGGTGCTGCCGCGCTCCGCCGCGCATGCCAGCCAGCTCACCGACACCGCTGAGGCGCTGGACGGCGTGAGCGGGGGAGATCCTTCGCCCGCGGACGTCGCGAGCCCGGCCGACGTCTCCGAGGGGCAGCAGGGGCACGGGGACTCCGAGTTCCATGCGCCCGGCTCCGCACACTGGCGGGGCGACTTCTTCCGGCTGCGTGAGGGGCAGCCGCAGCTGCTGATGAACCTGGTGCTGTCCAACGGGGCGCGGCTCTATGTGGACCACGCCCACCCGGAGTACTCGGCCCCGGAGACCATCGGCGCCAGGCGCGCCGTGCTCTACGACGTCGCCGGTGACGTCATCGTGCGCCGTGCCGCGCAGCGGCTGGCTGACGAGGAGGGCAGCCCGGAGCTGCTGCTGTACAAGAACAACACCGACGGCAAGTCCGTCTCCTATGGGGCGCACGAGAACTACCTGGTCCCGCGCGAGGTGCCTTTCGACCAGCTGGTCGCCGGACTCATCCCGTTCTTCGTGACGCGGCAGATCATCTGCGGCGCGGGGCGGTTGGGGATCGGTCAGCGGGCCACCGGCGTCGGATTCCAGATCTCCCAGCGCGCAGACTTCTTCGAGGAGGAGGTCGGCCTGGAGACGACGGTCCGTCGGCCGATCATCAACACCCGGGACGAGCCGCACGCGGACGCGGACCGGCATCGCCGGCTCCATGTGATCATCGGCGATGCCAACATGAGCGAGTACTCCGCCTGGCTGCGCGTGGGCACCACGGCGCTGGTGCTGGACCTGATCGAGTCCGGACATGCCCCGCAACTTCGCCTGCACGATCCCGTGGAGGCACTGAAGGCGATCTCTCACGATCCCTCGCTGACCACCACCGTGCGGACGAACCGTGGCCAGATGACGGCCCTGGACATCCAGCGGCTCTACCTGAAGGCCGCGATCTCCCGTGCCTCGGAGAAGTCCGGGCCGAAGACCGCGCTCACCGCCCCGGACACGGAGACCGCCGAGATCCTCGAAGCCTGGGGGACGCTGCTGGAGGATCTCACCGAGGACGTCTCGCAGGCGGCGGACCGTGTCGACTGGGTCGCGAAGCTGGCCCTGATGGAGTCCTACCGGCGCCGTGACGGGCTGGACTGGGATGCGCCCCAGCTGAAGCTGATCGACCTGCAGTACGCCGATCTGCGGCCTGAACGCGGGCTGTACCACAAGCTCGTACGGGCCGGCCGGATGCGGCGGCTGTTCTCCGACGAGCAGATCGCGTGGGCCGCCGCGCACCCGCCGGAGGAGACCCGCGCCTGGCTGCGCGGCCAGCTGGTCGCCCAGCACTCCGAGCACCTCGTGGGGGCCAGCTGGGACCAGATCCTGCTCCGCACAGGCCCGCTGGCCCGCGCCACCCGGCTCAGCATGACCGAACCGACCCGCGGCTCCCGGAACGACGCCGAGCTGGTCCTGCTCGACGCCGACACCCCGGAGAAGCTGGTGGCCGGTCTGACCCGGCTGCTGCAGCCCTGAGCGGGGCGTGTCTGCGGGGCCGTCCTGACGGCCTCGGTGGCAGGGTCGTAGACTCGACCTGAGGCCTGAGAGAGATCGAGACCGCCGAACCGTCGGCGCCCAGCCCGGGCGGCGTCACCTCGGCGGGGAGAAGAGGAGCGACCATGCCGTCCCAGCCGCAGCGCCGTCCCAGCGAGAGCGCCCAGGACCGACCCGCAGTGCCCGACGACGGCGCCGCAGCTCCGGTGCCCGCCGGCGGCAGCACCCAGTCCCAGGGCCGCGCCGAGGAGCTCGACAGCCTGCTCGACGAGATCGACTCGGTGCTGGAGACCAACGCGGAGGAGTTCGTCAAGGGGTTCGTCCAGAAGGGCGGGCAGTAGCCGGATGGAGCGACGCGTCGTCGGTGTGGAGACCGAGTTCGGACTGGCCCACCAGGGGCGCGGGCGGCGCGGTCTGCCGCCCGACGAGGCGGCCCGCTACCTGTTCCGCCCGGTGGTCGACTGGGGGCGCAGCTCCAACGTCTTCATCCCCAACGGCTCCCGCCTCTACCTCGATGTCGGCTCCCATCCGGAATACGCCACCGCCGAGTGTGACGACCTCCTCGACCTCATCGCCTCGGACCGCGCCGGCGAGCTGATCATGCATGATCTCGCGCTCCGCGCCCAGGAGGCGATGGCCGCCGACGGGCTGCCCGGCTCGGTGTACCTGCTGAAGAACAACATCGATTCCCAGGGCAACTCCTACGGATCCCATGAGAACTACCTGATTCCGCGCACCACCCATTTCCGGCGGCTCTCCACGGTGCTGCTGCCCTTCCTGGTCACGCGGCAGATCATCGCCGGGGCCGGGCGGATCGTGCCCCCAACCGAGGACCAGGAGGCCCATTTCGCCTTCTCCCAGCGGGCGGACCACATGTGGGAGGGCATCTCGTCGGCCACCACCCGCTCTCGGCCGATCATCAACACTCGCGACGAGCCGCACGCCGATGCGGCCGTGCATCGTCGGCTGCACGTCATCGTCGGGGACTCCAGCATGTCCGAGACCACCCAGCTGCTGCGCTTCGGCTCCACGGACCTGGTGCTGCGAATGATCGAGTCAGGGGCGCCCCTGGGGGATCATGAGCTGGAGAACCCGATCAGCGCGATCCGCCACATCAGCCATGACGTCACCGGCCGGGCGAGGGTGCGGACACGGGAGGGCCGCCAGGTGACCGCCGTGGAGATCCAGCAGAACCTGTTCGATCGGGCACGGAGCTTCGTGGCTCGGCACGGTGCTCACCACGATCGTGTCGGGGAGGTCCTCGAGCTCTGGGGCCGCGCCGTGGAGGCGGTCGCCAGCGGGGACCACTCGCTCATCGATCGCGAGATCGACTGGGCGATCAAACGACGACTCATCGATGAGGTTGCCGGCCG
It contains:
- the dop gene encoding depupylase/deamidase Dop, whose translation is MGARAGGGPVPGGRRRAAGRRPVMSVRRLIGMETEYGIHAPQNPRASHVALSIELVNAYAAAVTEEGGAVAGTEWDYQSESPLVDARGWVLPRSAAHASQLTDTAEALDGVSGGDPSPADVASPADVSEGQQGHGDSEFHAPGSAHWRGDFFRLREGQPQLLMNLVLSNGARLYVDHAHPEYSAPETIGARRAVLYDVAGDVIVRRAAQRLADEEGSPELLLYKNNTDGKSVSYGAHENYLVPREVPFDQLVAGLIPFFVTRQIICGAGRLGIGQRATGVGFQISQRADFFEEEVGLETTVRRPIINTRDEPHADADRHRRLHVIIGDANMSEYSAWLRVGTTALVLDLIESGHAPQLRLHDPVEALKAISHDPSLTTTVRTNRGQMTALDIQRLYLKAAISRASEKSGPKTALTAPDTETAEILEAWGTLLEDLTEDVSQAADRVDWVAKLALMESYRRRDGLDWDAPQLKLIDLQYADLRPERGLYHKLVRAGRMRRLFSDEQIAWAAAHPPEETRAWLRGQLVAQHSEHLVGASWDQILLRTGPLARATRLSMTEPTRGSRNDAELVLLDADTPEKLVAGLTRLLQP
- a CDS encoding ubiquitin-like protein Pup, giving the protein MPSQPQRRPSESAQDRPAVPDDGAAAPVPAGGSTQSQGRAEELDSLLDEIDSVLETNAEEFVKGFVQKGGQ
- the pafA gene encoding Pup--protein ligase, producing the protein MERRVVGVETEFGLAHQGRGRRGLPPDEAARYLFRPVVDWGRSSNVFIPNGSRLYLDVGSHPEYATAECDDLLDLIASDRAGELIMHDLALRAQEAMAADGLPGSVYLLKNNIDSQGNSYGSHENYLIPRTTHFRRLSTVLLPFLVTRQIIAGAGRIVPPTEDQEAHFAFSQRADHMWEGISSATTRSRPIINTRDEPHADAAVHRRLHVIVGDSSMSETTQLLRFGSTDLVLRMIESGAPLGDHELENPISAIRHISHDVTGRARVRTREGRQVTAVEIQQNLFDRARSFVARHGAHHDRVGEVLELWGRAVEAVASGDHSLIDREIDWAIKRRLIDEVAGRAGLGLGDARLDQIDFAYHDIHPDRGLFHLLVRRGRAVRLLDEARLRRAITDPPATTRAAVRGRFLSAARAHGAGHTVDWVHHKLVDRPLEAVMVKDPFAAEDPRVDTLLGRLRGELRELDDAEREAQPGPLALSERYVATSPVPPPEPPLI